One genomic region from Halococcus qingdaonensis encodes:
- a CDS encoding molybdopterin synthase produces MKAIAVVGPSDTGKTTLVERLADRLDGSVATIKHLDHAPTIDTEGKDTARHRAAGARVTYGLSDDGWFATGAERSLPDLLDDLAPEHDYALVEGFSSHGLPTVVLGGREHTGPELATATDADEIDLDALCTGIDDLEPRVTLASLVQDVKRSPQADRAGAIATFTGRVRVKDAPDDDPTEALEFETYREVADERLYAIETELEAREGVHEVLTHHRVGRIAAGEDIVFVVVLAGHRSEAFSTVEDGIDRLKDEVPIFKKERTSDEQFWVHDRA; encoded by the coding sequence ATGAAAGCCATCGCCGTCGTCGGTCCCTCCGATACCGGAAAGACGACGCTCGTCGAACGCCTCGCCGACCGACTGGACGGTAGCGTCGCCACGATCAAACACCTCGATCACGCACCCACGATCGACACCGAAGGCAAGGACACCGCCCGCCACCGCGCGGCCGGCGCACGCGTCACCTACGGTCTGAGCGACGACGGCTGGTTCGCCACCGGCGCGGAGCGCTCGCTCCCCGATCTCCTCGACGATCTCGCGCCCGAGCACGACTACGCGCTCGTCGAGGGGTTTTCGAGCCACGGGCTGCCGACCGTCGTTCTCGGCGGGCGCGAGCACACCGGCCCGGAGCTCGCGACAGCCACCGACGCCGACGAGATCGATCTCGATGCGCTCTGTACGGGGATCGACGATCTCGAACCGCGCGTGACGCTCGCATCGCTCGTCCAAGACGTGAAACGATCGCCGCAGGCCGACCGTGCGGGCGCGATCGCCACCTTCACCGGGCGCGTGCGCGTGAAGGACGCTCCCGACGACGACCCGACCGAAGCGCTCGAATTCGAGACCTATCGCGAGGTCGCCGACGAGCGACTGTACGCCATCGAAACCGAACTCGAAGCCCGCGAGGGCGTCCACGAGGTGCTCACCCACCACCGGGTCGGGCGGATCGCGGCCGGCGAGGACATCGTCTTCGTCGTCGTGCTCGCGGGCCACCGCAGCGAGGCGTTTTCGACCGTCGAGGACGGTATCGACCGGCTCAAAGACGAGGTCCCGATCTTCAAGAAGGAACGCACGAGCGACGAGCAGTTCTGGGTCCACGACCGCGCGTGA
- a CDS encoding ABC transporter ATP-binding protein codes for MATNDTVIRTEGLTKQFGETIAINDIDLTITENEIFGLLGPNGAGKSTVIDILLDHLQPSVGTATVLGHDSRIEAETLHERIGILGDDFTHHSGMSGIEHIEFAIASKDADESPDAILDRVDIDSEDAARPAGEYSSALAQRLALGMALVGDPDLLILDEPFSELEPTGVEEAHDIVREELDHGTTVVLTTHRLDQAEALCDRIGLMKDGRVLMVVTPATLRDTIRTNPSLAWWRDHSV; via the coding sequence ATGGCGACAAACGATACCGTAATACGAACCGAGGGACTGACCAAGCAGTTCGGCGAGACCATCGCCATCAACGATATCGATCTCACGATCACCGAAAACGAGATATTCGGACTGCTCGGTCCGAACGGTGCCGGCAAGTCGACCGTTATCGATATTCTGCTCGATCATCTGCAGCCGTCCGTCGGTACCGCGACGGTGCTCGGTCATGATTCCCGGATCGAGGCAGAGACTCTTCACGAGCGTATCGGCATTCTGGGGGACGACTTCACTCATCACTCCGGCATGTCCGGAATCGAGCATATCGAGTTCGCCATCGCCTCGAAGGACGCCGACGAGTCACCGGATGCGATACTCGATCGGGTGGATATCGATTCCGAGGATGCTGCTCGACCGGCCGGTGAATACTCCTCGGCACTGGCTCAGCGTCTCGCGCTCGGGATGGCACTCGTCGGCGATCCCGACCTGCTCATCCTCGATGAGCCGTTCAGCGAGCTCGAACCGACCGGTGTCGAAGAGGCGCACGATATCGTTCGCGAAGAGCTCGATCACGGCACGACGGTGGTTCTCACCACCCACCGTCTCGACCAAGCCGAGGCGCTCTGTGATCGAATCGGTTTGATGAAGGATGGACGGGTGTTGATGGTTGTAACCCCCGCTACCCTCCGTGATACGATACGCACGAACCCGAGTCTGGCGTGGTGGCGGGATCACTCGGTGTAG
- a CDS encoding site-2 protease family protein → MASTLLWVLSGMLLYSVVATALSARGFLPDWARVSGPITTLHTERGKAVLDRLARPKRFWRAWANVGLGITLVVMVGSFVLVIFSAVTILNRPSSTIITEPQDALVIPGVNQFLPLSVAPEIVFGLLVGLVVHEGGHGLLCRVEDISISSMGLALITLIPVGAFVEPDEEEQRNAERGPQTRMFAAGVTNNFAITVIAFALLFGPVVGSIGVVPGVHVGGALPGTPAADAGIGEGSVITGVAGQNVTNASDLDRALVDANRTVPVSLSNGTTTSVERSLVVTSAIKDGPIGLGTGATITAVNGSSTHTESGFTAALENRSVATLRTDNGSTTTAPMGAYASQITPDGPLANATGEGGEPVVVTRFAGERTPNTSALSEMLSQTNPGETVRVEAFVGGERTTQRVTLGENTQTGGGLVGVTGLQSGTTGIAVDDFGIDAYPAAGFLTLLGGEGGAGGSALLGILPMLVLPFASVAAPGVSYNFAGFVGSNVDFYTATGPLGFLGGGVFVLANVLFWTGWINLNLGFFNCVPTFPLDGGHILRTSTEAVVSRLPIGSRRSLTGAVTTAVSLTMLAALVLMVFGPSLLSG, encoded by the coding sequence ATGGCGAGCACGTTGCTGTGGGTTCTCTCGGGAATGCTTCTCTACAGCGTCGTGGCGACGGCGCTATCGGCGCGGGGGTTCCTCCCCGACTGGGCCCGGGTTTCGGGACCCATCACGACACTACATACGGAGCGCGGAAAGGCCGTCCTCGACCGGCTCGCACGCCCGAAACGGTTCTGGCGGGCGTGGGCGAACGTCGGCCTCGGCATCACGCTCGTCGTGATGGTCGGCTCGTTCGTGCTCGTCATCTTCAGCGCCGTCACGATCCTCAACCGACCCTCCTCGACGATCATCACCGAGCCACAGGACGCGCTGGTCATCCCCGGCGTCAACCAGTTCCTCCCGCTCTCGGTCGCCCCGGAGATCGTCTTCGGACTGCTCGTCGGACTGGTCGTCCACGAGGGCGGCCACGGCCTGCTCTGTCGGGTCGAGGACATCAGCATCTCCTCGATGGGGCTCGCGCTGATCACGCTAATCCCGGTCGGCGCGTTCGTCGAACCCGACGAGGAAGAACAGCGCAACGCCGAGCGAGGACCCCAGACGCGGATGTTCGCCGCCGGCGTCACCAACAACTTCGCCATTACCGTCATCGCTTTCGCGCTCCTCTTCGGCCCGGTCGTGGGCTCGATCGGCGTCGTGCCGGGCGTCCACGTCGGCGGTGCGCTGCCGGGCACGCCGGCCGCCGATGCGGGCATCGGCGAGGGAAGCGTCATCACGGGCGTCGCGGGCCAGAACGTGACGAACGCGAGCGATCTCGACCGCGCACTCGTCGACGCGAACCGCACCGTCCCGGTCTCGCTGTCGAACGGCACCACGACGTCCGTCGAGCGATCGCTGGTCGTCACCAGCGCTATCAAGGACGGACCGATCGGGCTCGGCACGGGCGCGACGATCACGGCGGTCAACGGCTCGTCCACGCATACCGAGAGCGGATTCACCGCGGCACTCGAAAACCGCTCCGTGGCGACGCTGCGGACCGACAACGGCTCCACGACGACCGCACCGATGGGTGCGTACGCGAGCCAGATCACGCCCGACGGACCGCTGGCGAATGCGACCGGCGAGGGCGGCGAGCCGGTCGTCGTCACCCGATTCGCCGGCGAACGCACCCCGAACACGTCCGCGCTGTCCGAGATGCTCTCGCAAACGAATCCTGGTGAGACGGTGCGCGTCGAGGCGTTCGTCGGCGGCGAACGCACGACCCAACGGGTCACGCTCGGTGAGAACACACAGACCGGCGGCGGTCTGGTCGGCGTAACGGGGCTCCAGTCGGGCACCACCGGAATCGCGGTCGACGATTTCGGAATCGACGCCTATCCGGCCGCCGGCTTCCTGACACTGCTCGGCGGCGAGGGTGGAGCCGGCGGGTCGGCGCTGTTGGGGATCCTCCCCATGCTCGTCCTGCCGTTCGCGAGCGTCGCCGCACCCGGCGTGAGCTACAATTTCGCCGGCTTCGTCGGCTCGAACGTCGATTTCTACACCGCGACCGGCCCGCTCGGCTTCCTCGGCGGCGGCGTGTTCGTGCTGGCGAACGTGCTGTTCTGGACCGGCTGGATCAACCTCAACCTCGGCTTCTTCAACTGCGTCCCGACGTTCCCGCTCGACGGCGGGCACATCCTCCGGACGAGCACCGAAGCCGTCGTCTCGCGGCTCCCCATCGGCAGTCGGCGGTCGCTCACCGGCGCGGTGACGACCGCGGTGAGCCTGACGATGCTCGCGGCGCTCGTGTTGATGGTGTTCGGCCCGTCGCTGCTGTCGGGCTGA
- the pyrH gene encoding UMP kinase translates to MKIIVSLGGSVLAPRNAERVGAHATVIEGLAEEGHTVGAVVGGGTVAREYIHTARELGANEIELDQLGVDTTRLNARLLIAALSERAATRPSEDYETAGAALRRGEIAVMGGVTPGQTTDAVSAALAEYVNADLLVYATSVPGVFDADPDENPDAQRFERLTAGELVDVIADIEMTAGSSAPVDLLAAKIIERSGVRTVVLNGTDPERIGHVVNTGEHDGTDIVPAESDEPTYWAMND, encoded by the coding sequence ATGAAAATCATCGTTTCTCTCGGCGGGAGCGTGCTCGCGCCCAGAAACGCAGAGCGCGTGGGCGCACACGCCACCGTCATCGAGGGGCTCGCCGAGGAGGGCCATACCGTGGGGGCGGTCGTCGGCGGTGGTACAGTCGCCAGGGAGTACATCCATACCGCTCGCGAGCTCGGTGCCAACGAGATCGAACTCGACCAGCTCGGCGTCGACACGACCCGTCTCAACGCACGGCTGCTCATCGCGGCGCTATCCGAGCGAGCGGCGACCCGACCGTCGGAGGACTACGAGACGGCGGGCGCAGCGCTCCGTCGTGGCGAGATCGCCGTCATGGGTGGCGTCACGCCGGGCCAGACGACCGACGCCGTGAGCGCGGCGCTCGCCGAATACGTCAACGCCGATCTCCTGGTGTATGCGACGAGCGTCCCCGGCGTCTTCGATGCCGATCCCGACGAAAACCCCGACGCACAACGCTTCGAGCGCCTCACGGCCGGCGAGCTCGTCGACGTCATCGCCGACATCGAGATGACCGCCGGCTCGTCGGCCCCCGTGGACCTGCTCGCGGCGAAGATCATCGAACGCTCGGGCGTCAGAACTGTGGTCCTCAACGGCACCGACCCCGAACGCATCGGGCACGTCGTCAACACCGGTGAGCACGACGGCACCGACATCGTGCCCGCCGAGAGCGACGAACCGACCTACTGGGCGATGAATGACTGA
- the lysS gene encoding lysine--tRNA ligase, with the protein MTDDPYILAGSQSRDFWAESVADAIDERDPDEPIVIKGGISPSGVPHLGNMNEIARGYFVAEALRERGRTVRQIFTADDRDPLRKVPRKLADLDGNVVGLGEVDAGALGRNLGKPYTAIPDPFGCCESYGAHFSNLIERSAELLDIPVETVSNTERYESGAFDDVIHHLLEHREQARNVLAQYQEKVDDDYIPFRPICAECGHVTETDAVQSVDLDAGTVEYVCTDVEAGKQTIEGCGHEGTATFQEGKLPWRFEWPAQWQVLDVDFEPFGKDHAEGSWPSGADITRTVFDDTPPVPMAYEWFTLDGEPFSSSAGHVIMVQDVLEFLEPEVLRYFFTKDPSRARDFSIERADQLVDEFDRFEALAFGESTIGHVPDERARAEQAYPAIVDETPEAQPIRLPYTFAAVLGMTDDSELREKMARRQEHIPEDASESAVEEALGRVEYARTWAERTDNAYNYRLATDLPDAEFDDDTERALDGLADVVEAGEDGEAIQSEIFETAREHDLDPGDLFAAGYRLFFDTEQGPKLGPFLAELDREFVVRRLRREE; encoded by the coding sequence ATGACTGACGACCCGTACATCCTCGCTGGCTCACAGTCACGCGATTTCTGGGCCGAATCCGTCGCCGACGCGATCGACGAGCGCGATCCCGACGAGCCGATCGTCATCAAGGGTGGAATCTCGCCGTCGGGCGTTCCCCACCTCGGCAACATGAACGAGATCGCGCGGGGCTACTTCGTCGCCGAGGCTCTCCGCGAGCGCGGACGGACGGTCCGACAGATCTTCACCGCCGACGACCGTGACCCGCTCCGGAAGGTGCCCCGAAAGCTCGCCGACCTCGACGGCAACGTCGTCGGGCTCGGCGAGGTCGACGCCGGCGCGCTCGGCCGCAACCTCGGCAAGCCCTACACCGCGATCCCCGATCCCTTCGGCTGCTGTGAGTCGTACGGCGCACATTTCTCGAATCTGATCGAGCGGAGCGCCGAACTGCTCGACATCCCCGTCGAGACCGTCTCGAACACCGAGCGCTACGAATCCGGCGCGTTCGACGACGTGATTCATCATCTGCTCGAACACCGCGAGCAGGCACGGAACGTACTCGCACAGTATCAGGAGAAGGTCGACGACGACTACATTCCCTTCCGCCCGATCTGCGCCGAGTGTGGCCACGTCACCGAGACCGACGCCGTCCAAAGCGTGGATCTCGACGCCGGCACCGTCGAGTACGTCTGTACCGACGTCGAGGCCGGCAAGCAAACGATCGAGGGCTGTGGCCACGAGGGCACCGCCACCTTCCAAGAAGGAAAGCTCCCGTGGCGCTTCGAGTGGCCCGCCCAGTGGCAGGTGCTCGACGTCGATTTCGAACCGTTCGGCAAGGACCACGCCGAGGGCTCGTGGCCGAGCGGCGCGGACATCACCCGTACCGTCTTCGACGACACCCCACCGGTGCCGATGGCCTACGAATGGTTCACGCTCGACGGCGAGCCGTTCTCGTCGTCGGCCGGCCACGTGATCATGGTCCAGGACGTCCTGGAGTTCCTCGAACCCGAAGTGCTGCGCTACTTCTTCACGAAGGATCCGAGCCGGGCGCGGGACTTCTCCATCGAGCGCGCCGACCAGCTGGTCGACGAGTTCGATCGGTTCGAGGCGTTGGCCTTTGGAGAGTCGACGATCGGTCACGTGCCGGATGAGCGAGCGCGAGCCGAACAGGCCTATCCAGCCATCGTCGACGAAACACCTGAAGCGCAGCCGATCCGTCTCCCCTACACCTTCGCCGCAGTGCTCGGCATGACCGACGACAGCGAGCTCCGCGAGAAGATGGCGCGTCGCCAGGAGCACATCCCCGAAGATGCCTCGGAGAGTGCAGTCGAAGAAGCCCTCGGCCGCGTCGAATACGCCCGGACGTGGGCCGAGCGCACCGACAACGCCTACAACTACCGCCTCGCGACCGATCTCCCCGACGCGGAGTTCGACGACGATACCGAGCGAGCGCTCGACGGACTGGCTGACGTCGTCGAGGCGGGCGAAGACGGCGAGGCGATCCAGAGCGAGATCTTCGAGACCGCCCGCGAGCACGATCTCGATCCGGGCGATCTCTTCGCCGCCGGCTACCGACTGTTCTTCGACACCGAGCAGGGACCGAAGCTCGGGCCGTTTCTCGCGGAACTCGACCGTGAGTTCGTCGTCAGGCGGTTGCGACGCGAGGAATGA
- a CDS encoding PAS domain S-box protein: protein MSDQAHGPVEWREVGAASIDGVGVLDGDEYVYTNRPFADVYGYDDPDELVGTTWQDRYDPDECKRIESEVLPQVHEEGHWRGETVGRRRDGETIPLELSLRATENELVVCIVRDAANPDRRERDHRRSNDRDRGLATTDSIPIWIVTAEREIAYCNPAAATVLGVDDPDAMIGRTPTAFIHEDDRSQVRRRFRQVIGGREAAEPFEGRLIGLDEDERSVELTINPVSYEGEPAAQVVIDDVGTHDRTKGVPGNEQRFTQTVIDALEDVLYIVDENDDMIQWNDRLNERLGYTDEEIVGMGLSDVLTEANRDSLPESRLHMDDRPNWTRELDLETAGGEAIPHELREVTDIDEPSGERYRVGIARDITERRRRQHERERYETIIETVKDGVYILDDDLRFSFVNDALCETFGRSREELLGTPAIEFFVHDDERTLADEMRERVVSGDTDIGSIEGAIATPDGETVYLEARYRPYPEPDGAYQGSVGVVRDITERKEREQELRAARQFNEELVENAPFGMFRLDEELRITYENPRAEEIIGLPDEMSSSDAIGVPFHELPSVVETGQAERFTRLQDGETVEFEFPFESIYDKEAYFTGRSVPLYRDDEFDGAILMATDISERRRQERELEHQRDKLETLNRINDLLLEITRELLERSTREQIEHTVCDRLATSELYQFAWIGEPEADGDQLVARASAGVDDGYVEAITVTADGTETGQGPSGRALRMGDVQVSQNIRTDPAFEPWREAALDRDIQSAAAIPLLHGATTYGCLAVYTTRPLGFSQREQRAFELLGEAVGFAIHAIETRRLLFADAVLELEFRATDSDLFLVRHSERFECELSVSGYVATKSGGWLLYVDVQGASPTAVCEAASGLDDLEHVRVVRDGGDEGLLEYRFAESSLLGTLTEAGVKLGSADMDAGTGRLVIEAPQDAAVRNLIDRIRDVAPTATLLAQRERDRSAVEFDVPGGPIEKLTDRQREALETAYHAGYFEWPRESTATEVAESMGIAAPTLNRHFRRAQHKLLSAFFDSMDDTPQQP from the coding sequence ATGAGCGATCAGGCGCACGGGCCCGTCGAATGGCGGGAGGTCGGGGCCGCGTCGATCGACGGGGTGGGTGTGCTCGATGGCGACGAGTACGTCTACACCAATCGTCCGTTCGCCGACGTGTACGGCTACGACGATCCCGACGAACTCGTCGGAACGACGTGGCAGGACCGCTACGATCCCGACGAGTGCAAGCGTATCGAGAGCGAGGTGCTGCCGCAGGTTCACGAGGAAGGCCACTGGCGCGGCGAAACTGTCGGCCGACGTCGCGACGGTGAAACGATCCCGCTGGAGCTATCGCTCCGAGCGACCGAGAACGAACTGGTCGTCTGTATCGTCCGCGATGCCGCGAATCCGGACCGCCGAGAACGGGATCACCGACGGAGCAACGACCGGGATCGCGGGCTGGCCACAACCGATTCGATCCCGATCTGGATCGTCACGGCCGAGCGGGAGATCGCCTACTGCAACCCGGCTGCCGCCACAGTCCTCGGCGTCGACGATCCCGATGCGATGATCGGTCGGACGCCAACGGCGTTCATCCACGAGGATGACCGTTCGCAGGTCCGCCGACGCTTCCGGCAGGTCATCGGGGGACGGGAAGCAGCCGAGCCGTTCGAAGGACGGCTGATCGGTCTGGACGAGGACGAACGGAGCGTGGAGCTGACGATAAATCCCGTGAGCTACGAAGGCGAACCAGCAGCACAGGTCGTCATCGACGATGTCGGAACCCACGATCGCACGAAGGGGGTGCCCGGGAACGAGCAACGGTTCACGCAGACCGTCATTGACGCGCTGGAGGACGTGCTCTACATCGTCGACGAGAACGACGACATGATACAGTGGAACGACCGGCTGAACGAGCGCCTCGGATACACCGACGAGGAGATCGTGGGGATGGGCCTGTCCGACGTTCTCACCGAGGCGAATCGCGACAGCCTGCCGGAGTCGAGACTCCACATGGACGATCGTCCCAACTGGACGAGGGAGCTCGATTTGGAGACTGCCGGGGGTGAGGCGATTCCCCACGAGCTCCGGGAGGTGACCGACATCGACGAGCCGTCCGGCGAGCGCTATCGCGTCGGCATCGCCCGAGATATCACCGAGCGTCGACGGCGACAGCACGAACGCGAGCGCTACGAGACCATCATCGAGACCGTCAAGGACGGGGTCTACATTCTCGACGACGACCTCCGGTTTTCGTTCGTCAACGACGCACTCTGCGAGACGTTCGGACGCTCACGCGAGGAGCTCCTCGGAACGCCCGCCATCGAGTTCTTCGTCCACGACGACGAGCGTACCCTCGCCGACGAGATGCGCGAACGCGTCGTGAGCGGCGACACCGATATCGGTTCGATCGAAGGGGCGATTGCGACGCCCGACGGCGAGACCGTGTATCTCGAAGCACGGTACCGTCCCTATCCCGAACCCGACGGCGCATACCAGGGCAGCGTCGGCGTGGTCCGTGATATCACCGAGCGGAAGGAACGCGAACAGGAGCTCCGTGCCGCCCGGCAGTTCAACGAAGAGCTGGTCGAGAACGCTCCGTTCGGAATGTTCCGTCTCGACGAGGAGCTCCGGATCACGTACGAGAACCCGCGTGCGGAGGAGATCATCGGTCTCCCTGACGAGATGTCGTCGTCGGATGCGATCGGAGTGCCGTTCCACGAACTCCCATCGGTCGTCGAGACCGGCCAGGCGGAGCGGTTCACGCGGTTGCAGGACGGCGAGACCGTCGAGTTCGAGTTCCCGTTCGAGTCGATCTACGACAAGGAGGCGTACTTCACCGGGCGAAGCGTTCCGCTGTATCGGGACGACGAGTTCGACGGAGCGATCCTGATGGCCACCGATATCTCCGAGCGACGACGACAGGAACGGGAACTGGAACACCAACGCGACAAGCTCGAAACGCTCAACCGTATCAACGACCTCCTGCTGGAGATCACTCGGGAGTTGCTCGAACGATCGACGCGCGAGCAGATCGAGCACACCGTCTGTGATCGACTGGCCACCTCGGAGCTGTACCAGTTCGCGTGGATCGGCGAGCCCGAAGCCGATGGAGACCAGCTCGTTGCCCGGGCGAGTGCTGGCGTCGACGATGGCTACGTCGAAGCGATCACTGTCACGGCTGACGGGACGGAAACGGGGCAGGGTCCCAGCGGACGGGCGCTCCGGATGGGGGACGTACAGGTCAGTCAGAACATCCGCACGGATCCCGCGTTCGAGCCGTGGCGCGAGGCCGCACTCGACCGCGATATCCAGTCGGCCGCCGCGATCCCGCTGCTCCACGGGGCGACGACGTATGGCTGCTTGGCGGTGTATACCACCCGACCACTGGGCTTCAGCCAGCGCGAGCAGCGTGCGTTCGAACTGCTCGGCGAAGCCGTCGGGTTCGCAATCCACGCCATCGAGACCCGGCGGCTGCTGTTCGCCGACGCAGTGCTCGAACTCGAATTTCGAGCCACCGACTCGGACCTGTTCTTGGTTCGCCACTCCGAGCGCTTCGAGTGTGAACTCTCGGTGTCGGGATACGTCGCCACCAAATCCGGCGGGTGGCTGCTCTACGTCGATGTCCAGGGAGCGTCGCCCACAGCGGTGTGCGAGGCGGCCTCGGGGCTCGATGACCTCGAACACGTCCGGGTCGTGCGTGACGGCGGCGATGAAGGGCTGTTGGAGTATCGATTCGCCGAATCGTCGCTGTTGGGAACGCTCACGGAGGCCGGCGTCAAGCTCGGGTCCGCCGACATGGACGCGGGAACCGGTCGACTCGTCATCGAAGCACCACAGGACGCGGCCGTCCGGAACCTGATCGATCGTATCCGCGACGTCGCTCCCACCGCGACGCTGCTCGCCCAGCGTGAGCGGGATCGGTCGGCCGTGGAGTTCGACGTCCCCGGCGGGCCGATCGAGAAACTCACCGACCGCCAGCGCGAGGCGCTCGAAACCGCCTATCACGCCGGCTACTTCGAGTGGCCACGCGAGAGTACCGCCACGGAGGTCGCCGAGAGTATGGGGATCGCCGCACCGACGCTCAACAGACACTTCCGGCGAGCACAACACAAGCTCCTGAGCGCGTTCTTCGATTCCATGGACGACACGCCACAGCAGCCCTGA
- a CDS encoding DUF7123 family protein, with protein MSTTQPAGVDATTKEQRLKAYLERNAADGELYFKSKFIADEVGLSPKEIGALMHKLADSASDLEIEPWSYTSATTWRVAPA; from the coding sequence ATGAGTACGACTCAGCCCGCCGGTGTCGACGCGACCACCAAAGAGCAGCGACTGAAGGCATATCTCGAACGCAACGCGGCCGACGGCGAGCTCTACTTCAAGAGCAAGTTCATCGCCGACGAGGTCGGTCTCTCGCCGAAGGAAATCGGTGCGCTGATGCACAAACTCGCCGACTCGGCGAGCGATCTGGAGATCGAGCCGTGGTCGTACACCAGCGCGACGACCTGGCGCGTCGCGCCGGCCTGA
- a CDS encoding antitoxin VapB family protein translates to MSTADEQIRISSTVKSELEHRRREGESFNEVLERLLSDDRDVFAGFGAFEGTDRGERIREVHDRGRARSTERIERIAESRSDE, encoded by the coding sequence ATGAGTACCGCCGACGAGCAGATCAGGATCAGTTCCACGGTGAAGAGCGAACTCGAACACCGGCGACGGGAAGGTGAATCGTTCAACGAGGTTCTCGAACGACTGCTCTCTGACGATCGCGACGTGTTCGCGGGTTTCGGAGCTTTCGAGGGGACCGATCGAGGGGAACGGATTCGAGAGGTTCACGACCGGGGACGCGCCCGATCCACGGAGCGCATCGAACGTATCGCCGAGAGCCGCAGCGACGAATGA
- a CDS encoding site-2 protease family protein has protein sequence MADSDPPANGPPAEAFAGLFRVTETDVDGGQLRYYGEPLVDSRRLERRLWPLFRDQGYEVRLTSESNSEEDPFTGIEIDRTRHVLVATPHSTGIDGIPWTNVAFALLTVLSTLVAGARWYGTIDTVGDALVDPMAVLAGWPFALAVLSILGVHELGHYVLSRYHGVDASLPYFIPLPNVIGTMGAVISMRGRMPSRKTLFDIGVAGPLAGLVVACIVTLVGLGLPPVPTPAIPIEFNYPLLVQWLADLTGQPIDYPAGMSVNPVVFAGWVGMFVTFLNLIPVGQLDGGHLVRAMVGERQATVGALVPAALFALAAYLYYIQHAAFNAVFLWVFWGVFTMAFAYAGPATPIYDDALDTKRVLLGFVTFGLGILCFTPVPFELAL, from the coding sequence ATGGCTGACAGCGACCCGCCGGCCAACGGGCCGCCGGCCGAGGCGTTCGCCGGACTCTTTCGCGTGACCGAGACGGACGTGGACGGCGGCCAGCTCCGGTATTACGGCGAGCCGCTGGTCGACAGTCGCCGGCTTGAACGACGTCTCTGGCCACTGTTTCGCGACCAGGGCTACGAGGTCAGACTGACGAGCGAATCCAACTCGGAAGAAGACCCGTTCACCGGTATCGAGATCGATCGGACGAGACACGTCCTCGTCGCCACGCCGCACTCGACCGGCATCGACGGGATCCCGTGGACGAACGTCGCCTTCGCGCTGCTCACCGTGCTCTCGACGCTCGTCGCCGGTGCGCGCTGGTACGGTACCATCGACACCGTCGGCGACGCCCTCGTCGATCCGATGGCCGTTCTCGCCGGCTGGCCGTTCGCGCTCGCGGTGCTCTCGATCCTCGGCGTGCACGAACTCGGCCACTACGTCCTGAGTCGGTATCACGGTGTCGACGCGAGTCTTCCCTACTTCATCCCGCTGCCCAACGTCATCGGTACGATGGGCGCGGTCATCAGCATGCGCGGGCGGATGCCGTCGCGCAAGACCCTCTTTGACATCGGCGTCGCCGGGCCGTTGGCCGGGCTCGTCGTCGCCTGCATCGTCACGCTCGTCGGCCTCGGTCTTCCGCCGGTTCCCACACCAGCCATCCCGATCGAGTTCAACTACCCCCTGCTCGTCCAGTGGCTCGCTGACCTCACCGGCCAGCCGATCGACTATCCCGCCGGCATGTCCGTCAACCCGGTCGTCTTCGCCGGCTGGGTCGGCATGTTCGTCACCTTCCTCAACCTGATCCCCGTCGGCCAGCTCGACGGCGGCCACCTCGTCCGCGCGATGGTCGGCGAGCGACAGGCGACCGTCGGCGCGCTCGTCCCTGCCGCGCTGTTCGCGCTTGCGGCCTACCTCTACTACATCCAGCACGCCGCCTTCAACGCCGTCTTCCTCTGGGTGTTTTGGGGTGTGTTCACGATGGCCTTTGCCTACGCCGGCCCTGCGACGCCGATCTACGACGACGCGCTCGATACGAAACGCGTTCTCTTGGGGTTCGTCACCTTCGGGCTCGGGATCCTCTGTTTCACGCCCGTTCCGTTCGAACTCGCGCTCTAG
- a CDS encoding PIN domain-containing protein, giving the protein MIVLDTSFLIDYGDGVDATGEFLVNHEDERFLLPAPAYTEYLLGTVHSNGDTDIAAARAELAWCEVVDITAAIALVAAEIADEIGPQGPNLTAVDALVAAVGRELGAPVVSGDGDLTHDGTMDVVETVKY; this is encoded by the coding sequence ATGATCGTCCTCGACACGTCCTTTCTCATCGATTATGGCGACGGAGTCGACGCCACCGGTGAATTCCTTGTCAACCACGAGGACGAACGGTTTCTCCTGCCGGCTCCAGCCTATACAGAGTATCTCCTCGGAACGGTCCACAGCAACGGTGACACGGACATCGCGGCGGCACGCGCGGAACTCGCGTGGTGCGAGGTGGTCGATATCACTGCGGCGATTGCCCTCGTGGCCGCGGAGATCGCCGACGAAATCGGTCCGCAGGGACCGAACCTCACGGCCGTCGATGCACTCGTCGCCGCGGTGGGTCGTGAACTCGGTGCTCCGGTCGTTTCCGGCGACGGCGATCTCACGCACGACGGAACGATGGATGTCGTCGAAACTGTGAAATACTAA